From the genome of Labrus bergylta chromosome 4, fLabBer1.1, whole genome shotgun sequence, one region includes:
- the zgc:110366 gene encoding uncharacterized oxidoreductase ZK1290.5, translated as MSYVKVLNCPTIPLSNGLQIPIFGLGTSHYGGYSHDAIVYALTECGIRHIDTAKRYGCEEELGKAISDSKIPRSDLWLTNKLWPGDYGYKAAKKACLTSCSQMGVQYFDLYLMHWPESLQPGCSNREMRAETWRALEELYKEGVCRSIGVSNFLVHHLEQLKEDCSVVPHVNQVEYHPFQQPNKLIDYCRQEGIVFEGYSPLAKGQVLSDPTVLRIAEKYRRTPAQICIRWSIQNGVVTIPKSTKRKRVEENSQVFDFRLDDSDMAALGGLHDERHVTWDPTNVE; from the exons GCACATCACATTATGGTGGATACTCTCATGATGCCATTGTGTATGCACTCACCGAGTGTGGCATTCGTCACATTGACACAGCAAAGCGTTACGGCTGTGAGGAGGAACTTGGTAAAGCTATAAGTGACAGTAAGATACCAAGAAGTGATCTGTGGCTGACCAATAAACTGTGGCCAGGGGACTATGGATACAAAGCTGCAAAGAAAGCCTGCCTCACCTCCTGCTCACAGATGGGGGTGCAATATTTTG ATCTGTACCTGATGCACTGGCCAGAGTCATTGCAGCCTGGTTGCTCCAACAGGGAGATGAGAGCTGAGACCTGGAGAGCATTGGAGGAACTTTATAAAGAAG GGGTGTGCCGTTCCATTGGAGTGAGCAACTTTCTTGTACACCATCTGGAGCAGTTAAAGGAAGACTGTAGTGTGGTGCCACATGTTAACCAG GTGGAGTACCATCCATTCCAGCAGCCCAATAAACTGATAGATTACTGTCGTCAAGAGGGAATAGTGTTTGAAGGCTACAGTCCTCTGGCTAAGGGTCAAGTTCTCAGTGACCCGACTGTTCTCCGCATAGCAGAAAAGTACAGACGCACACCTGCTCAGATCTGCATCCGCTGGAGTATTCAG AATGGAGTGGTCACAATACCAAAATCCACCAAAAGGAAGAGGGTAGAAGAAAACAGTCAA GTGTTTGATTTCCGACTGGACGATTCGGACATGGCTGCTCTGGGAGGACTTCACGATGAGAGACACGTCACCTGGGATCCAACAAATGTGGAGTAA